A single region of the Sorghum bicolor cultivar BTx623 chromosome 7, Sorghum_bicolor_NCBIv3, whole genome shotgun sequence genome encodes:
- the LOC8057879 gene encoding uncharacterized protein LOC8057879 isoform X5, producing MAKTPSTVNGSGGSTSNRSAFTKALQHVRRKLGINLAQNTTINASSPRSSGVSNKARKSRKGTVYTRSSAGMTSDIFSSIEDETRLQLIKDMGFQGFKYLNIHKSNKDFAAWLLSKFDPVRCTLLSGTRSEIKLTESDVNLILGIPCEGKPIVPATHQEVVIMKKYICNVFGKESFEQITLPFLTGILYKKPESPMSVGEAIKFKTALIMVLVTIFLGPVSLNNHISTRYMTALVDIDNVQNYNWSKFVIDELKVAADSLHNKLKNGKSAGYINGCIILLQIFYLDNLENGNSTPEHSCFPRIRSYDDKIMDEFIKKDMILQNRFPFPSFGKLKLRDRRQVCYSNNTFASQVEIEEVVHHGATRKPTSTFGGIDPPSFDLGLSQLDNDNTMGLSLYRFESIQKDVHHGLTPKPTFSIGGIDPPSFDLGLSQLDNNNTLGELTPANLVQGNLEAQFDTVADQAVVPETPPDQQGVANTETMMNSASFSSPHSILKHVTEARITLRNEQLVTKYLPKSKKTIIGEPADLLVNLPARIVKPSTMVKSPFLCKPQSYTRNESKALDDLFQHTTSIQDKNALKKLWVHISNPVPMKLHLSHLQHTLKTNDPMDEDTFNLAVQALYEDELHTFGSTNFVGWRHFLNQDFAMYAIAADGHWNPTYHIHLFTDPSIIPYNVSSCRLIFVPIYEVAHYALYAFDMEKKWSTSSTLSGIPLKIYFYNTLSKTTYNKNLAS from the exons ATGGCCAAAACACCATCAACTGTGAATGGATCAGGTGGTTCAACCTCCAACAGATCAGCATTCACCAAAGCATTGCAACACGTTCGCCGGAAACTTGGGATCAACCTTGCACAGAACACAACAATCAATGCTAGTTCTCCACGATCTAGTGGTGTTAGTAATAAAGCAAGGAAATCTAGAAAAGGTACAGTATACACGAGGAGTTCCGCTGGTATGACTTCAGACATCTTCAGTAGCATAGAAGATGAAACTAGGTTGCAGCTGATTAAAGACATGGGATTCCAAGGTTTTAAGTACCTTAATATCCACAAGTCAAATAAGGATTTTGCTGCATGGCTGCTCAGTAAGTTTGATCCTGTCCGCTGTACCTTACTTTCTGGTACTAGATCTGAAATCAAGTTGACAGAATCTGATGTCAACTTGATCCTGGGAATCCCATGTGAGGGAAAGCCCATAGTACCTGCAACACATCAAGAAGTGGTTATAATGAAAAAATATATCTGTAATGTTTTTGGGAAGGAATCATTTGAGCAAATCACCTTGCCGTTCCTCACCGGTATTTTATACAAGAAACCTGAGAGTCCAATGTCTGTCGGTGAGGCTATCAAATTCAAAACTGCACTCATAATGGTCCTTGTGACCATTTTTTTAGGCCCAGTTTCTCTCAACAATCACATATCAACAAGGTATATGACAGCCTTGGTTGACATTGATAATGTCCAAAACTATAACTGGTCAAAGTTTGTTATCGATGAGCTAAAAGTTGCAGCGGATTCTCTGCATAACAAGCTAAAAAATGGCAAAAGCGCAGGCTACATCAATGGTTGCATAATATTACTTCAG ATTTTTTATTTGGATAACCTTGAAAATGGTAACAGCACTCCTGAACACAGCTGCTTTCCTCGCATCAGATCGTATGATGACAAAATCATGGATGAGTTCATAAAGAAAGACATGATCTTACAAAATCGATTTCCATTCCCATCTTTTGGAAAGCTCAAG CTCCGTGATCGTCGTCAAGTTTGCTACAGCAACAACACATTTGCCAGTCAAGTTGAG ATTGAAGAAGTTGTCCATCATGGAGCGACTCGCAAGCCAACCTCAACCTTCGGCGGCATTGATCCACCAAGTTTTGACCTGGGCCTTTCACAGCTCGACAACGACAACACTATGGGATTATCTCTTTATCGTTTCGAGTCG ATTCAAAAAGATGTCCATCATGGATTGACTCCCAAGCCTACATTTTCCATCGGCGGCATTGATCCACCAAGTTTTGATCTTGGCCTTTCACAGCTTGACAACAACAACACTCTTGGAGAACTAACACCCGCAAATCTAGTGCAAGGTAATTTAGAAGCACAGTTTGACACGGTTGCTGATCAAGCTGTTGTGCCAGAAACTCCTCCAGATCAACAAGGTGTAGCTAATACAG AGACCATGATGAATTCTGCTTCTTTCTCCTCACCGCATTCCATACTGAAGCATGTTACTGAAGCGAGGATTACACTTCGTAATGAACAACTTGTCACCAAGTATCTCCCTAAATCCAAGAAAACAATCATTGGAGAACCTGCAGATTTGCTTGTAAATTTGCCAGCACGTATCGTTAAGCCAAGCACGATGGTAAAGTCACCTTTTCTATGCAAGCCACAATCATACACAAGGAACGAGAGTAAGGCTCTAGATGATCTGTTTCAACACACCACTTCCATCCAAGACAAGAACGCACTaaa GAAGCTTTGGGTTCACATCTCCAACCCGGTTCCCATGAAACTTCATCTATCTCACCTTCAACATACCCTGAAGACTAATGACCCCATGGACGAAGATACATTTAATCTTGCCGTTCAGGCACTTTATGAGGATGAGCTCCATACATTTGGTTCCACTAATTTTGTTGGCTGGAGGCACTTCCTGAACCAAGATTTTGCG ATGTATGCAATTGCGGCAGACGGCCACTGGAACCCAACATATCACATTCATTTGTTCACTGATCCATCAATTATTCCATACAACGTGTCATCATGTCGCCTG ATCTTTGTCCCTATCTATGAGGTAGCACATTATGCTTTATATGCATTTGACATGGAGAAAAAATGGTCAACATCCTCGACCCTGTCAGGGATACCTCTAAAGATATACTTTTATAACACACTCAGTAAAACGACATACAATAAAAATTTGG
- the LOC8057879 gene encoding uncharacterized protein LOC8057879 isoform X3, which produces MAKTPSTVNGSGGSTSNRSAFTKALQHVRRKLGINLAQNTTINASSPRSSGVSNKARKSRKGTVYTRSSAGMTSDIFSSIEDETRLQLIKDMGFQGFKYLNIHKSNKDFAAWLLSKFDPVRCTLLSGTRSEIKLTESDVNLILGIPCEGKPIVPATHQEVVIMKKYICNVFGKESFEQITLPFLTGILYKKPESPMSVGEAIKFKTALIMVLVTIFLGPVSLNNHISTRYMTALVDIDNVQNYNWSKFVIDELKVAADSLHNKLKNGKSAGYINGCIILLQIFYLDNLENGNSTPEHSCFPRIRSYDDKIMDEFIKKDMILQNRFPFPSFGKLKLRDRRQVCYSNNTFASQVEIEEVVHHGATRKPTSTFGGIDPPSFDLGLSQLDNDNTMGLSLYRFESIQKDVHHGLTPKPTFSIGGIDPPSFDLGLSQLDNNNTLGELTPANLVQGNLEAQFDTVADQAVVPETPPDQQGVANTETMMNSASFSSPHSILKHVTEARITLRNEQLVTKYLPKSKKTIIGEPADLLVNLPARIVKPSTMVKSPFLCKPQSYTRNESKALDDLFQHTTSIQDKNALKKLWVHISNPVPMKLHLSHLQHTLKTNDPMDEDTFNLAVQALYEDELHTFGSTNFVGWRHFLNQDFAMYAIAADGHWNPTYHIHLFTDPSIIPYNVSSCRLHLDTAARCFYTCGQFNDHEKCFFFQWIDGPDNFDPRFLLFAGICHGKFPRDRFKCWVPPPPNPRR; this is translated from the exons ATGGCCAAAACACCATCAACTGTGAATGGATCAGGTGGTTCAACCTCCAACAGATCAGCATTCACCAAAGCATTGCAACACGTTCGCCGGAAACTTGGGATCAACCTTGCACAGAACACAACAATCAATGCTAGTTCTCCACGATCTAGTGGTGTTAGTAATAAAGCAAGGAAATCTAGAAAAGGTACAGTATACACGAGGAGTTCCGCTGGTATGACTTCAGACATCTTCAGTAGCATAGAAGATGAAACTAGGTTGCAGCTGATTAAAGACATGGGATTCCAAGGTTTTAAGTACCTTAATATCCACAAGTCAAATAAGGATTTTGCTGCATGGCTGCTCAGTAAGTTTGATCCTGTCCGCTGTACCTTACTTTCTGGTACTAGATCTGAAATCAAGTTGACAGAATCTGATGTCAACTTGATCCTGGGAATCCCATGTGAGGGAAAGCCCATAGTACCTGCAACACATCAAGAAGTGGTTATAATGAAAAAATATATCTGTAATGTTTTTGGGAAGGAATCATTTGAGCAAATCACCTTGCCGTTCCTCACCGGTATTTTATACAAGAAACCTGAGAGTCCAATGTCTGTCGGTGAGGCTATCAAATTCAAAACTGCACTCATAATGGTCCTTGTGACCATTTTTTTAGGCCCAGTTTCTCTCAACAATCACATATCAACAAGGTATATGACAGCCTTGGTTGACATTGATAATGTCCAAAACTATAACTGGTCAAAGTTTGTTATCGATGAGCTAAAAGTTGCAGCGGATTCTCTGCATAACAAGCTAAAAAATGGCAAAAGCGCAGGCTACATCAATGGTTGCATAATATTACTTCAG ATTTTTTATTTGGATAACCTTGAAAATGGTAACAGCACTCCTGAACACAGCTGCTTTCCTCGCATCAGATCGTATGATGACAAAATCATGGATGAGTTCATAAAGAAAGACATGATCTTACAAAATCGATTTCCATTCCCATCTTTTGGAAAGCTCAAG CTCCGTGATCGTCGTCAAGTTTGCTACAGCAACAACACATTTGCCAGTCAAGTTGAG ATTGAAGAAGTTGTCCATCATGGAGCGACTCGCAAGCCAACCTCAACCTTCGGCGGCATTGATCCACCAAGTTTTGACCTGGGCCTTTCACAGCTCGACAACGACAACACTATGGGATTATCTCTTTATCGTTTCGAGTCG ATTCAAAAAGATGTCCATCATGGATTGACTCCCAAGCCTACATTTTCCATCGGCGGCATTGATCCACCAAGTTTTGATCTTGGCCTTTCACAGCTTGACAACAACAACACTCTTGGAGAACTAACACCCGCAAATCTAGTGCAAGGTAATTTAGAAGCACAGTTTGACACGGTTGCTGATCAAGCTGTTGTGCCAGAAACTCCTCCAGATCAACAAGGTGTAGCTAATACAG AGACCATGATGAATTCTGCTTCTTTCTCCTCACCGCATTCCATACTGAAGCATGTTACTGAAGCGAGGATTACACTTCGTAATGAACAACTTGTCACCAAGTATCTCCCTAAATCCAAGAAAACAATCATTGGAGAACCTGCAGATTTGCTTGTAAATTTGCCAGCACGTATCGTTAAGCCAAGCACGATGGTAAAGTCACCTTTTCTATGCAAGCCACAATCATACACAAGGAACGAGAGTAAGGCTCTAGATGATCTGTTTCAACACACCACTTCCATCCAAGACAAGAACGCACTaaa GAAGCTTTGGGTTCACATCTCCAACCCGGTTCCCATGAAACTTCATCTATCTCACCTTCAACATACCCTGAAGACTAATGACCCCATGGACGAAGATACATTTAATCTTGCCGTTCAGGCACTTTATGAGGATGAGCTCCATACATTTGGTTCCACTAATTTTGTTGGCTGGAGGCACTTCCTGAACCAAGATTTTGCG ATGTATGCAATTGCGGCAGACGGCCACTGGAACCCAACATATCACATTCATTTGTTCACTGATCCATCAATTATTCCATACAACGTGTCATCATGTCGCCTG
- the LOC8057879 gene encoding uncharacterized protein LOC8057879 isoform X6 gives MAKTPSTVNGSGGSTSNRSAFTKALQHVRRKLGINLAQNTTINASSPRSSGVSNKARKSRKGTVYTRSSAGMTSDIFSSIEDETRLQLIKDMGFQGFKYLNIHKSNKDFAAWLLSKFDPVRCTLLSGTRSEIKLTESDVNLILGIPCEGKPIVPATHQEVVIMKKYICNVFGKESFEQITLPFLTGILYKKPESPMSVGEAIKFKTALIMVLVTIFLGPVSLNNHISTRYMTALVDIDNVQNYNWSKFVIDELKVAADSLHNKLKNGKSAGYINGCIILLQIFYLDNLENGNSTPEHSCFPRIRSYDDKIMDEFIKKDMILQNRFPFPSFGKLKLRDRRQVCYSNNTFASQVEIEEVVHHGATRKPTSTFGGIDPPSFDLGLSQLDNDNTMGLSLYRFESIQKDVHHGLTPKPTFSIGGIDPPSFDLGLSQLDNNNTLGELTPANLVQGNLEAQFDTVADQAVVPETPPDQQGVANTETMMNSASFSSPHSILKHVTEARITLRNEQLVTKYLPKSKKTIIGEPADLLVNLPARIVKPSTMVKSPFLCKPQSYTRNESKALDDLFQHTTSIQDKNALKKLWVHISNPVPMKLHLSHLQHTLKTNDPMDEDTFNLAVQALYEDELHTFGSTNFVGWRHFLNQDFAMYAIAADGHWNPTYHIHLFTDPSIIPYNVSSCRLDHEKCFFFQWIDGPDNFDPRFLLFAGICHGKFPRDRFKCWVPPPPNPRR, from the exons ATGGCCAAAACACCATCAACTGTGAATGGATCAGGTGGTTCAACCTCCAACAGATCAGCATTCACCAAAGCATTGCAACACGTTCGCCGGAAACTTGGGATCAACCTTGCACAGAACACAACAATCAATGCTAGTTCTCCACGATCTAGTGGTGTTAGTAATAAAGCAAGGAAATCTAGAAAAGGTACAGTATACACGAGGAGTTCCGCTGGTATGACTTCAGACATCTTCAGTAGCATAGAAGATGAAACTAGGTTGCAGCTGATTAAAGACATGGGATTCCAAGGTTTTAAGTACCTTAATATCCACAAGTCAAATAAGGATTTTGCTGCATGGCTGCTCAGTAAGTTTGATCCTGTCCGCTGTACCTTACTTTCTGGTACTAGATCTGAAATCAAGTTGACAGAATCTGATGTCAACTTGATCCTGGGAATCCCATGTGAGGGAAAGCCCATAGTACCTGCAACACATCAAGAAGTGGTTATAATGAAAAAATATATCTGTAATGTTTTTGGGAAGGAATCATTTGAGCAAATCACCTTGCCGTTCCTCACCGGTATTTTATACAAGAAACCTGAGAGTCCAATGTCTGTCGGTGAGGCTATCAAATTCAAAACTGCACTCATAATGGTCCTTGTGACCATTTTTTTAGGCCCAGTTTCTCTCAACAATCACATATCAACAAGGTATATGACAGCCTTGGTTGACATTGATAATGTCCAAAACTATAACTGGTCAAAGTTTGTTATCGATGAGCTAAAAGTTGCAGCGGATTCTCTGCATAACAAGCTAAAAAATGGCAAAAGCGCAGGCTACATCAATGGTTGCATAATATTACTTCAG ATTTTTTATTTGGATAACCTTGAAAATGGTAACAGCACTCCTGAACACAGCTGCTTTCCTCGCATCAGATCGTATGATGACAAAATCATGGATGAGTTCATAAAGAAAGACATGATCTTACAAAATCGATTTCCATTCCCATCTTTTGGAAAGCTCAAG CTCCGTGATCGTCGTCAAGTTTGCTACAGCAACAACACATTTGCCAGTCAAGTTGAG ATTGAAGAAGTTGTCCATCATGGAGCGACTCGCAAGCCAACCTCAACCTTCGGCGGCATTGATCCACCAAGTTTTGACCTGGGCCTTTCACAGCTCGACAACGACAACACTATGGGATTATCTCTTTATCGTTTCGAGTCG ATTCAAAAAGATGTCCATCATGGATTGACTCCCAAGCCTACATTTTCCATCGGCGGCATTGATCCACCAAGTTTTGATCTTGGCCTTTCACAGCTTGACAACAACAACACTCTTGGAGAACTAACACCCGCAAATCTAGTGCAAGGTAATTTAGAAGCACAGTTTGACACGGTTGCTGATCAAGCTGTTGTGCCAGAAACTCCTCCAGATCAACAAGGTGTAGCTAATACAG AGACCATGATGAATTCTGCTTCTTTCTCCTCACCGCATTCCATACTGAAGCATGTTACTGAAGCGAGGATTACACTTCGTAATGAACAACTTGTCACCAAGTATCTCCCTAAATCCAAGAAAACAATCATTGGAGAACCTGCAGATTTGCTTGTAAATTTGCCAGCACGTATCGTTAAGCCAAGCACGATGGTAAAGTCACCTTTTCTATGCAAGCCACAATCATACACAAGGAACGAGAGTAAGGCTCTAGATGATCTGTTTCAACACACCACTTCCATCCAAGACAAGAACGCACTaaa GAAGCTTTGGGTTCACATCTCCAACCCGGTTCCCATGAAACTTCATCTATCTCACCTTCAACATACCCTGAAGACTAATGACCCCATGGACGAAGATACATTTAATCTTGCCGTTCAGGCACTTTATGAGGATGAGCTCCATACATTTGGTTCCACTAATTTTGTTGGCTGGAGGCACTTCCTGAACCAAGATTTTGCG ATGTATGCAATTGCGGCAGACGGCCACTGGAACCCAACATATCACATTCATTTGTTCACTGATCCATCAATTATTCCATACAACGTGTCATCATGTCGCCTG